From a region of the Pseudoxanthomonas sp. X-1 genome:
- the nudC gene encoding NAD(+) diphosphatase: MPSDAGGARTPLPLQTGPLSGFSFVAEPLDRADALRDDPRALAALWPQARVLVIDPDGLAYADRHGELLAPTGEQLGGGPGLATFLGLRGEVAWFAISSDVVAFQAPGRMELRQAASDWAHADSTAFAQARALLHWQRRTRFCNVCGGRLELRRAGYIARCLQCRAEHYPRVDPAVIVAVSDGTRLLLGRQAAWPAQRYSVVAGFVEPGESLEQTVTREVLEETQVRVRAARYLGSQPWPFPGALMLGFEADAEPDAPRVNGELEDARWCSVEEVGAALRGEGELLLSPPLSIARALIAHWHRKMTA, from the coding sequence ATGCCGTCCGACGCGGGCGGCGCACGCACGCCGTTGCCTCTGCAGACCGGACCCTTGTCCGGTTTTTCGTTCGTGGCCGAGCCGCTCGACCGCGCCGACGCGCTGCGCGACGACCCGCGCGCGCTGGCCGCGCTGTGGCCGCAGGCGCGGGTGCTGGTGATCGACCCGGACGGGCTGGCCTACGCCGATCGCCACGGCGAGCTGCTGGCGCCCACCGGCGAGCAGCTGGGCGGCGGGCCGGGGCTGGCGACGTTCCTGGGCCTGCGCGGGGAGGTGGCGTGGTTCGCGATCTCTTCCGACGTGGTCGCCTTCCAGGCGCCGGGGCGGATGGAGCTGCGCCAGGCCGCCAGCGACTGGGCGCACGCCGATTCGACCGCCTTCGCCCAGGCGCGCGCGCTGCTGCACTGGCAGCGGCGCACGCGCTTCTGCAACGTCTGCGGCGGCCGGCTGGAACTGCGTCGCGCCGGCTATATCGCGCGCTGCCTGCAGTGCCGCGCCGAGCACTACCCGCGCGTGGACCCGGCGGTGATCGTGGCCGTCAGCGACGGCACGCGGCTGCTGCTGGGGCGCCAGGCGGCGTGGCCGGCGCAGCGCTATTCGGTGGTGGCCGGTTTCGTCGAGCCGGGCGAGAGCCTGGAGCAGACCGTGACCCGCGAGGTGCTGGAGGAGACCCAGGTGCGGGTGCGCGCGGCGCGCTATCTGGGGTCGCAGCCGTGGCCGTTCCCTGGCGCGCTGATGCTGGGCTTCGAGGCCGATGCCGAGCCCGACGCACCGCGCGTCAACGGCGAACTGGAAGATGCGCGCTGGTGCAGCGTGGAGGAAGTCGGCGCCGCGCTGCGCGGCGAGGGCGAGCTGCTGCTGTCGCCGCCGCTGTCCATCGCCCGCGCGCTCATCGCCCACTGGCACCGCAAGATGACGGCGTGA